TGGCCAAGCCGTTCGACGTGGACGAACTGGAAGCCCGCCTGCGCGCCCTGCTGCGCCGGGCTGCGGGCCGGGCATCGCCCACCATCCGCCATGGTGACCTGGAGGTGGACCCCGCCGCGCGCACCGTGCGCCGGGCAGGGCAGCAGGTGGACATGTCCCCGCGCGAGTTTTCGGTGCTGCTGGTGCTGCTGGAGTCGCGCGGCTGGGTGCTGTCGCGCCAGCAGATCGAGGAAAGCCTCTACAACTGGCAAAGCGCCGTGGAGAGCAATGCGGTGGAAGTGCACATCCACCACCTGCGCCGCAAGCTCGGCAGCGGGCGCATCCAGACCATGCGCGGCGTGGGCTACTTCATGCCGCTGGAGGACACGCCATGAGCCGCGTCCTTCCGACCGACCCACCGATCCCCGAGCCCGCCGACACCGCCGCGACGCCCGTGCCACCTGTGCGCAGGGGTTCGCTCATGCGGCGCCTGCTGCTGTGGACGCTGGGCGCGCTGGTGGTCGTGTGGGGCACCTTCGTCGGGCTGGGCTACCAGACCGGGGTGCACGAGGCCGACGAGCTCACCGACGGACACCTGGCCAGCGTCGCCGCGCTGCTGCTCAATTTGCGCGCCTCCGATGGGGTCGAGCCGTCCCTGGCCACGCAGCGCGCGCCCACGCCCTGGCTCAAGGCGCACGACTACCAGCAATCGCTGAGCGTGGTGCTGTGGGGAGCGAACGGCCAGTTGCTGTCGCGCACGGGCAGCGCGCCGCTGCCGGCGTTCGACCTGCCGGACGGCTTCGCCGACCTGGAGCTGGGCGACCCGCCGGTGTCCTGGCGCGGGTTCTCGCAGTGGGATGCGGCCCACGACCGCAAGATCATGGTGCTGCTCAACCTGGACGAGCGCGACGACCTGGCCGACGACATCGCCGGCCAGATCATCGAGCCCGGGCTGTGGCTGCTGCCGGTGGTGGCGCTGGCGCTGGGCCTGGCGGTTCGGCGCGGGCTGCGGCCGCTGTACTCGCTGTCGGACGCCGTGGCCCGGCTGGACGTGGTGCGGGCCGAGCGGCTGGACGCCGGCAACGCCCCGCGCGAGCTCGACCCGATGGTCGTGTCCATCAACACCCTGCTGGACCGCCAGCAGGCGGCGCTGGCGCGCGAGCGGCGGCTGGCCAACGAGGTGGCGCACGAGCTGCGCACGCCGCTGTCGTCCATCGTGCTGCAGGCGCGGGCGCTGGACGGGGGGCTGTCGGCGCAGGAGCAGGCCCAGGCGCTGGCCCGCATCGGGCAGGATGCGCTGCGCGCCGGGCATGTGCTCAACCAGCTCCTCGCCCTGGCACGCGCCAGCCGCACCCAGCTGCACGAGGCGGCCGCGCCCGTCGATCTGGCCGAACTGGCGCGCCGCGTGAGCGCCGACTACGCCCAGGCCGCCTGGGCGCGCGAGGACAGCATCGCCGTCGCGGCGCCCGGCGCGCTGGTCTGGCACGGCAACGCGGTGCTGCTGGAGATCGCCCTGCGCAACCTGCTGGAAAACGCCCTCAAGCACACGCCCCACGGCACCCGCATCGAGGTGCAGCTGGGGCAGGCCGAACACGGCGGCCCCTGGCTGCAGGTGGTGGACGACGGCGCCCGGCACCATGACCAGGGCGCTGCGCCCGCACCGGTGGACAGCCTGCACCTGGGACACGAGATCGTCGCGCGCGTGGCGGAGGCGCACGGCGCACGCTTCGGCCCGGGCGCCGTACCGCCGCCATTCACCACCTGCTACCGTCTGGAATTCATGGATTCCCCGGCGGGGCCGACCGGATAAAATCGCCGGTTACGAAGCGGTTACCACCGCGGCCGACGGCCTTCCAGGGCCTGCGTGCCTTCCCCACTGCCCACCTTGAACGGACCCATCCCATGCCTCTCGTCTCGATGCGCGAACTACTCGACCATGCCGCCGAAAACCGCTACGGCATTCCCGCCTTCAACGTGAACAACCTGGAACAGGTCCAGGCCGTCATGGCCGCCGCCGACGAGACGGGCGCCCCGGTCATCCTGCAGGCCAGTGCCGGCGCCCGCAAGTACGCCGGCGAAGCCTTCATCAAGCACCTGATCCAGGCCGCCGTCGAGGCCTACCCCCACATTCCCCTGGTCATGCACCAGGACCACGGTCAGAACCCCGCCGTGTGCCAGGGCGCGATCGACCTGGGTTTTTCGTCCGTGATGATGGACGGCTCGCTCGAGGCCGACGGCAAGACCATCGCCAGCTACGAATACAACGTGGACGTGACGCGCAAGGTCGTGGACATGGCGCACAAGGTCGGCGTCACGGTCGAGGGCGAACTGGGCTGCCTGGGCTCGCTGGAGACCATGAAGGGCGACAAGGAAGACGGCCATGGCACCGACGCCACCATGACGCGCGAGCAACTGCTGACCGATCCCGAGCAGGCCGCCGACTTCGTCAAGCGCACCCAGCTCGACGCGCTGGCCATCGCCATCGGCACCAGCCACGGCGCCTACAAGTTCACGCGCAAGCCCACGGGCGACATCCTGGCCATCGACCGCATCCAGGAAATCCACCGCCGCATCCCCAACACCCACCTGGTGATGCACGGCAGCTCCAGCGTGCCGCAGGATCTGCTGGAGATCATTCGCCAGTACGGCGGCAACATGAAGGAAACCTACGGCGTGCCCGTCGAGGAAATCCAGAAGGCCATCCAGATCGGCGTGCGCAAGATCAACATCGACACCGACATCCGCCTAGCCATGACGGGCGCCGTGCGCAAGTTCCTGGCCGAGAACCCCGAAAAGTTCGACGCCCGCGAATGGCTCAAGCCCGCGCGCGAGGCCGCCAAGGCCATCTGCAAGCAGCGCTACATCGAGTTCGGCTGCGAAGGCCAGGCGCCCAAGATCAAGGGCCACAGCCTGCAGGTCGTGGCCGGCCAGTACGCCGCGGGCGCGCTGGCCCAGGTGGTGAACTGATTCCCTGCGCCGCGCGGGGGCGCTATCGCCTCCGCACGCCAAGGCCCGGCGCATTCGCGTGCGCCGGGCCTTCGTCATGGGGGCGTGCCGGTGCCGCGGAGCGCATCGGGTAAGCTCGGGCCCAGTGAGCGGAGATCGCCGAGCACACGCCAGCCGGGAGACAGACAACATGCAGATAGGTGTACCAGCCGAGTCCATGGTTGGAGAAACCCGGGTCGCCGCGACCCCGGAGACGGTCAAGAAGCTCAAGGCCCAGGGCCATGCGGTGCGCATCCAGGCGGGTGCGGGCGTGGCCGCCAGCGTGCCGGATGCCGCCTATGCCGCGGCCGGCGCCGAGATCGTGGACGCCGCCGGCGCCTGGGGCGCTGACCTGGTGCTCAAGGTCCGCTGCCCCACCGAATCCGAAACGCCCCTGCTGCGCCCCGGCGCCACGCTGGTCGGCATGCTCAACCCCTTCGATGCGACCGGCCTGCAGCGGCTGGCGCAGGCGGGCGTCACTGCCTACGCGCTGGAGGCTGCGCCCCGCACCACGCGCGCCCAGAGCATGGACGTGCTGTCTTCCCAGGCCAACATCGCCGGCTACAAGGCCGTGATGATCGCGGCCGACCGTTACCAGCGCTTCTTTCCCATGCTCATGACCGCCGCCGGCACGGTGAAGGCCGCGCGCGTGGTGGTGCTGGGCGTGGGCGTGGCCGGCCTGCAGGCCATCGCCACGGCCAAGCGGCTGGGCGCGGTGATCGAGGCCTCCGACGTGCGGCCCTCGGTCAAGGACCAGGTCGAATCGCTGGGCGCGAAGTTCATCGACGTGCCCTTCGAAACCGACGAAGAGAAAGAGGCCGCCCAGGGCTCCGGCGGCTATGCGCGCGCCATGCCGGCCAGCTGGCTGGAACGCCAGAAGGGTGAGGTAGCCAAGCGCGTGGCCCAGGCCGACGTGGTCATCACCACCGCCCTCATTCCCGGCCGGCCCGCGCCGGTGCTGGTGACCGAGGCGATGGTGCAGTCCATGAAGCCGGGCTCGGTGATCGTCGACATCGCCGCTCCCCAGGGCGGCAACTGCCCGCTGACCGAAGCCGGCCAGACCGTGGTGCGCCATGGCGTGACGCTGGTCGGCGAAACCAACCTGCCCGCGCTGGTGGCGGCCGATGCCTCGGCACTCTACGCGCGCAACCTGCTCGATTTCCTCAAGCTCATCATCCACCCCGAAGGGGCCCTGCACGTGGACCGGCAAGACGACATCGTCGCCGCCTGCCTCGTGGCCCATGAAGGCGCGGTCACCCGCGCATGACAAGACAAGCATTCCTGTGAAGACCCGGCTTTCATCCCTGCTCCCCCTGTCCCCCCGCCTTGGCGGCCCGCTGCTGGCCATCGCCTCGCTGCTCACCCTGGCCGCCTGCGCGCCCGTGCAGCCCGCGCTGCCGCACGTGGGCCGTGCGCAGCTGGAACTGCCGCCCGGCGACTGGGAGGTGCTCGGCCGCCGCGACGAGGTGATCGACGTGCTGCCCGACGACACCTCCGCCGACCTGCCCACGCAGATGACCGCCATGGGCCTGCGCGGTCCGGGCAAGGACCGGCCGCTGCTGGCCGTGCTGCTGGTGCAGACCAACAGCACCAACTACCCGCGCGACACCACGCTGTGGACGGCCCCGTGCCCCCAGCAGCAGGGCGTGTTCGTCGAGGACAAGGCCCAGGGCAGCCCCGCGCGCATCGACTGCCTGCGCTACAAGCGCCGCGCCGATACCGAGGACTACCTGGCCAAGAACCGCCCCGCCGTGGCGCAGTGGCTGTCCATGAACCAGGCGGCGCCCACCAAGCCGTACTCGCACGTGTTCTTCCGCTATGCCACCAACGGCGGCGCCATCGTCACCATCGATGCGCTGGTCGATCAGCGCCTGGTGCGCCCACCCACGCGCGACAACGAGGCCTTCCTGCGCGCCGGCCGTCCGGCGCTGGAGTGGGGCGACAAGATGGCGCAGGCCGCGCGGTTGAGCACCGCGATGATGGACGGCCGGCTGATCGTGCCGCCGTTCCCGATCGCCCCGCCGCAGTAGCCATTCCGTCGTTCCGCCGTTCAGCCAGTCGTCCGTTCCTTCGCCCCGTTCGCCCCTTCACCTTCAAGGAGTGCTGCCATGGATGCCGTTTCCCCCACGCTGATCAACCTGATCATCTTCGTGCTGGCCATCTATGTCGGCTACCACGTGGTGTGGACCGTGACCCCGGCGCTGCACACGCCGCTGATGGCGGTGACGAATGCGATCTCGGCCATCGTGATCGTCGGCGCCATGCTGGCCGCAGCCCTCACCGAGACCACCCTGGGCAAGACCATGGGCGTGCTCGCGGTGGCGCTGGCCGCGGTGAACGTGTTCGGCGGCTTCCTCGTCACGCGGCGCATGCTGGAGATGTTCCGCAAGAAGGAGCGCAAGCCCGCGTCCCCCGCTGCCGCCGGCACCGCTTCCGACAAGGCCGCGCCATGAGCATGAACCTCGTCACGCTGCTGTACCTGGTGGCCAGCGTCTGCTTCATCCAGGCGCTCAAGGGGCTCTCGCATCCCACCACCTCGATCCGGGGCAACCTGTTCGGCATGGCCGGCATGGCGATCGCCGTGCTCACCACCGCCGCGCTGATCTGGAGCGTCACGCGCGGCGCGCCCATGGGCCTGGCCTGGGTGCTGCTCGGGTTGCTCGTCGGGGGCGCTGCCGGCACGGTGATGGCCCAGCGGGTGGAGATGACCAAGATGCCCGAACTGGTCGCCTTCATGCACAGCATGATCGGCCTGGCCGCAGTTTTCATCGCCGTCGCCGCGGTGGCCGAGCCCTGGGCCTTCGGCATCGTGCCGCCCCCCGTGCCGGCCCTGGCCAGCGCCGCCACGCCCGAGGGCACCGTGCTGGTGGAAGGCTTCGCGCGGCTGCCGATCCCGTTCGGCAACCGGCTGGAGCTGTTCCTGGGCGCAGCCATCGGTGCCATCACCTTCAGCGGCTCGGTGATCGCCTTCGGCAAGCTGTCGGGCAAATACAAGTTCCGCTGGTTCCAGGGTGCGCCGGTGCAGTTCAAGGGCCAGCACCTGCTCAACCTCGTGCTGGGGCTGGCGACCGTCGGGCTCGGGCTGGTCTACATGGCCACCGAGAGCTGGACCGCCTTCTTCGCAATGCTGGCGCTGGCGTTCGTGATGGGCGTGCTCATCATCATTCCCATCGGCGGCGCGGACATGCCGGTGGTGGTCTCGATGCTCAACAGCTACTCGGGCTGGGCGGCGGCGGGCATCGGCTTCAGCCTGAACAACAGCATGCTCATCATCGCCGGATCGCTGGTGGGGAGCTCGGGCGCCATCCTGTCCTACATCATGTGCAAGGCGATGAACCGCTCGTTCTTCAACGTGATCCTGGGCGGGTTCGGCGGCGATGCGGCGGCGGCTTCGGCCGGCGGCGCGCAGGCGCAGCGCAGCGTCAAGAGCGGCAGCGCCGACGACGCCGCCTTCGTGCTGGGCAACGCCGAGACCGTGGTGATCGTGCCCGGCTACGGCCTGGCCGTGGCGCGCGCCCAGCATGCGGTCAAGGAGCTGGCCGCCAAGCTCGCCGAGAAGGGCATCACCGTCAAATACGCCATCCACCCGGTGGCCGGGCGCATGCCGGGCCACATGAACGTGCTGCTCGCC
This region of Acidovorax sp. GBBC 1281 genomic DNA includes:
- a CDS encoding response regulator — translated: MRILVVEDDAGIADGLRTNLHQRGYAVDVCSSVAAAWSALRMERFDAVLLDLGLPDGDGAQLLRRLRHSPPGAPGAPALPDPAMPVLILTARDQVHQRIAGLDEGADDYLAKPFDVDELEARLRALLRRAAGRASPTIRHGDLEVDPAARTVRRAGQQVDMSPREFSVLLVLLESRGWVLSRQQIEESLYNWQSAVESNAVEVHIHHLRRKLGSGRIQTMRGVGYFMPLEDTP
- a CDS encoding histidine kinase dimerization/phospho-acceptor domain-containing protein; protein product: MRRLLLWTLGALVVVWGTFVGLGYQTGVHEADELTDGHLASVAALLLNLRASDGVEPSLATQRAPTPWLKAHDYQQSLSVVLWGANGQLLSRTGSAPLPAFDLPDGFADLELGDPPVSWRGFSQWDAAHDRKIMVLLNLDERDDLADDIAGQIIEPGLWLLPVVALALGLAVRRGLRPLYSLSDAVARLDVVRAERLDAGNAPRELDPMVVSINTLLDRQQAALARERRLANEVAHELRTPLSSIVLQARALDGGLSAQEQAQALARIGQDALRAGHVLNQLLALARASRTQLHEAAAPVDLAELARRVSADYAQAAWAREDSIAVAAPGALVWHGNAVLLEIALRNLLENALKHTPHGTRIEVQLGQAEHGGPWLQVVDDGARHHDQGAAPAPVDSLHLGHEIVARVAEAHGARFGPGAVPPPFTTCYRLEFMDSPAGPTG
- the fba gene encoding class II fructose-bisphosphate aldolase (catalyzes the reversible aldol condensation of dihydroxyacetonephosphate and glyceraldehyde 3-phosphate in the Calvin cycle, glycolysis, and/or gluconeogenesis), yielding MPLVSMRELLDHAAENRYGIPAFNVNNLEQVQAVMAAADETGAPVILQASAGARKYAGEAFIKHLIQAAVEAYPHIPLVMHQDHGQNPAVCQGAIDLGFSSVMMDGSLEADGKTIASYEYNVDVTRKVVDMAHKVGVTVEGELGCLGSLETMKGDKEDGHGTDATMTREQLLTDPEQAADFVKRTQLDALAIAIGTSHGAYKFTRKPTGDILAIDRIQEIHRRIPNTHLVMHGSSSVPQDLLEIIRQYGGNMKETYGVPVEEIQKAIQIGVRKINIDTDIRLAMTGAVRKFLAENPEKFDAREWLKPAREAAKAICKQRYIEFGCEGQAPKIKGHSLQVVAGQYAAGALAQVVN
- a CDS encoding Re/Si-specific NAD(P)(+) transhydrogenase subunit alpha; translation: MQIGVPAESMVGETRVAATPETVKKLKAQGHAVRIQAGAGVAASVPDAAYAAAGAEIVDAAGAWGADLVLKVRCPTESETPLLRPGATLVGMLNPFDATGLQRLAQAGVTAYALEAAPRTTRAQSMDVLSSQANIAGYKAVMIAADRYQRFFPMLMTAAGTVKAARVVVLGVGVAGLQAIATAKRLGAVIEASDVRPSVKDQVESLGAKFIDVPFETDEEKEAAQGSGGYARAMPASWLERQKGEVAKRVAQADVVITTALIPGRPAPVLVTEAMVQSMKPGSVIVDIAAPQGGNCPLTEAGQTVVRHGVTLVGETNLPALVAADASALYARNLLDFLKLIIHPEGALHVDRQDDIVAACLVAHEGAVTRA
- a CDS encoding NAD(P) transhydrogenase subunit alpha, with the translated sequence MDAVSPTLINLIIFVLAIYVGYHVVWTVTPALHTPLMAVTNAISAIVIVGAMLAAALTETTLGKTMGVLAVALAAVNVFGGFLVTRRMLEMFRKKERKPASPAAAGTASDKAAP
- a CDS encoding NAD(P)(+) transhydrogenase (Re/Si-specific) subunit beta, with the translated sequence MSMNLVTLLYLVASVCFIQALKGLSHPTTSIRGNLFGMAGMAIAVLTTAALIWSVTRGAPMGLAWVLLGLLVGGAAGTVMAQRVEMTKMPELVAFMHSMIGLAAVFIAVAAVAEPWAFGIVPPPVPALASAATPEGTVLVEGFARLPIPFGNRLELFLGAAIGAITFSGSVIAFGKLSGKYKFRWFQGAPVQFKGQHLLNLVLGLATVGLGLVYMATESWTAFFAMLALAFVMGVLIIIPIGGADMPVVVSMLNSYSGWAAAGIGFSLNNSMLIIAGSLVGSSGAILSYIMCKAMNRSFFNVILGGFGGDAAAASAGGAQAQRSVKSGSADDAAFVLGNAETVVIVPGYGLAVARAQHAVKELAAKLAEKGITVKYAIHPVAGRMPGHMNVLLAEAEVPYDQVFEMEDINGEFGQVDVAIILGANDVVNPAAHTKGSPIYGMPILEAYKAKTVIVNKRSMAAGYAGLDNELFYMDKTMMVFGDAKKVVEDIGKAIE